CTTTTTCCTGATACGGATGCTAAATTTAAAGATATTAGCTCCATTTACTTGCTTGAGGAAGCTTACAAAATGGTGCAAAGTGTGGGCTTTGTGCTAACAAACGCTGATATCACGATAATGGCACAAAAACCAAAAATTTCAAAACTAAAGTCAAAAATGGAGGCAAATATCGCAAAAGCTCTAAATTTAAGCCAAAACCGCATAAATGTAAAGGCAACGACTACTGAAGGTCTTGGCTTTGTAGGCAGATGCGAAGGGATCGCTGTAATGGCAAGTGCAAGCCTTAAATTTTATAACTGGAAGCAAATATGAAAATTTTAATAGTAGAAAATGAAATTTACCTAGCTGGCTCGATGGCTAGCAAACTAGCTGATTTTGGCTACGACTGTGAGATCGCTAAAAGCGTCAAAGAGGCTTTAAAATTTGAAAATTTTGATGTAGTGTTACTTTCTACCACACTTCCAGGGCAGGATTTTTACCCTGTTATCGAAAAATTTAAAAGCTCTATCATCATTTTATTAATCGCTTATATCAATAGTGACACTGTGCTAAAACCGATTCAGGCAGGTGCGGTTGATTACATCCAAAAGCCATTTATGATAGAAGAGCTAGTTAGAAAGATAAAGCATTTTGAGGAATTTAGAAATTTCAAAAACGAGATCAAAAACTATGAAAGCTACGTAAATTACGCTTTAAAAGAGTACGAAATTTCTAGCTTTGAGGCAAAAAAGATAAAATTTCCACTGCTTTTAAAATCGAGCAAAAGCGGATACAGCGATAAATTTATATTTAGCTACGTAAAAGCTTGCAAATTACCATTTTTATTTTTAGGCAAAGCCTGTTTCTCTGAGCTTGAAAAGGCACTAGCCAAAAATGGTGACGAGCTAATCTATATGACAAATTTAGAGGAGCTAAAACAAGAAGAAAAAGAGAAAATTTTAGAAATTTGCAAAAAGAAAAAGGTCGCGATCTCAACTAGCGATTTTGCACAAAAAGCTCCATTTGATGAGCTTAAACTTTCACTTGCCAATAAAGATTTTAGTATAGATGAGATCGTCACTATCGATGAATATATCAAATACATAATCGTTAATTATCAAGACAAATTCCCAGATACTGAGCTTAGTAAAAAGCTTGGAATTTCTAGAAAATCACTTTGGGAAAAGAGAAAGAAATACGATGTTAGCAAGAAAAAATAGCGAAATTTCAATCAATACCGAAGTTTTTGGTGCTTTGGAGCTAATAAAAAATAAAATTCTCTCAGATTATGACTCGCTGATGGACGATGAACAGATAAAAGAGGTGAGCAAAAAAGGCTATTTTAATGGCGAGCCGATGCCGTATTCTTTTGGATTTGCTCCATTTGGCGAGCTAAATCAAAATATTGCTAGCAAGCTTGTTCCTGGACAAAAGGTAAATCTAAATCTTGATGGTAAGATCGTTGGACACATCAATGTTGCTAAGGTTTTTAAATTTGACGAGAGCATGAGAGCTAAAAATATATTTTTAGCAAACGAAGCCAGCAATGATAAAGAGCTAAATTTAGGCAAATACGGTATTAGTGGCGAATTTGAGCTTTATGATGAAAGTATGCAAATAAGCAAAAACGCACTAAATGATCTAATAAAAGAAGATGGCGCCAAAAAGATAACGGCTGTCTTTTTAACGGCCGATCCATTTAATAGAGCTCACGAGCGCCTTGTTAGAATGACTATTGACAAAGCTGATTTAGTAATCATTTTTTTAATACGAACACGCGAAGAAAAGCACGTTGATTACGAGATTAGAAAGCAAGTGCTAGATTATTTTATACAAAATTATTTACCGATAAAAAAGGTCTTTGTCTTTGCTCTAAAAAATACGACTCTTTTTAGCTCACATGCAAACCCAACACTTGAGTGCATCGCTGCTTCAAGATTTGGAGCAAATAAGCTAGTCATCGGACAAAACCACTCAGGAATTGGAATGTTTTTTGATCACAATGAAGCTCATACGATTCTTGATATTTATAAAAACGACCTAAATTTAGAGGTAATCGTACTGCCAGAGCTAGTTTATTGCAACAAATGCAAGACGCTAGTTAGCACTAAAAGTTGTCCGCACGGACAACATCATCAGATCAAATATCATCCAGATGTTATCAAGGAGCTGCTATTTAACGGCATTATGCCTCCAGCTATTCTTGTGAGGCCAGAAATTTCTGCACTGGTTTTAAGCAAACTCTTTACAAATCGATTCAAAGACGTGCAAAAGCTTTGCGATGACCTTTTCGTAAATTCAGGACTACTTGAAAACAAAACTGACCGCGACTTTTACGAAGAGCTTATGAAGCTTTATCAAACATCATCGATGACTTAAGGAAATTTATGCAAAAACTATTTTTAACTTTTTTTGGATTTGGACTTTTGCCAAAAGCGCCTGGTACTTGGGGCTCTATAGCTGGCGCTGTGGTAGCTTATTTTGTGCTTTATTTTTTATCATCAACCACGCTTTTTCTAGCTAGTATTTTGCTCTTTTTGATAAGCATTAGTGTTATAGATGATTTTGAAAAAAAGATAAATTCTCACGATGAAAGTTTTATCGTTATAGACGAAGTTGCTGGAGTTTGGCTTGCTATTGCCATTAGTGGAGCTACGATCTCTCAACTCATACTCTCGCTTGTGCTTTTTAGAGTGCTTGATATCAAAAAGCCTTCTATAATAGGTAGGATCGACCGCAATGTAAAAGGTGGCCTTGGCGTAATGGGCGATGATATGGTGGCTGGTTTTTTTGCTGGATTAATTAGCGCAATAATATACGGGGCTGCTATAAAATTTGGCATAACTTTGCCGTAAAAATATAGATTTTTGGCAAAGTTATATAGGCTTAAATATCTTTTATATAAATTTTAAGCAAGTCCTAGCTCATTTAAAACAGAACTTAGATTAACCGAGCTACTACTCTTACTATTAAGATTTTTTTGCTTCTCTAGCAGAGCTTGATTAGCAAGTGCTACATTTAGCTCTTTGCGATAATCGCTCAAAATTTTATCCATTATCTTAAGTAGCTCATTTTTTTGATCCTGTGTTTTTGCGGGATCATCTATGCCTAGAAGTTCTGTTAGCTCCTTTTTCTTTTGGGCTATTTTCTCTTCTATCTTGTTAGAATTTAGCTCGCTTATAAAACCAACTGCACCGATTTCAGTAAGTCTTTTTTTAAACTGTTCAACTTTATCTGAAATTTTTGCATCGCTTGCGATCTTATCCATAGCAAGGCTTAAAATTTCATCAAAACTATTTTTTTTATACTTAGTTTTGCTTGAGCCTGATTGCAATAAATAATCAATTATGTCGTTATTTTGTACCTTCATATATCTCCTTTTTACTGTATTGAGATATATTTTATAAGCAAGATTTATTCCTAAAAGTTAATCTCTTTGGCTGTTTTTGCTTTTTGTAAGATAAAACTAGCAAACTCATCACTAAAATTTGGGCACCAAACAACCTTGTAGAAGCTAAAATTTAGCTCTTTTGCAATCTTTGCATACTCAATAACTAGCTCAAAAATGGTCTCAGAGTTATCAATACAAAAAGAGAGCGGATAGACAAGAGCTTTTTTGTTATCGCACTTAGCCAAAACTTCATTCAGTGAAGGCTCTAGCCACTTTACCGGACCAAGACGTGATTGATAAGCCAGACTTATATCTTTAAAATTTAGCCCTTGCTCTTTTATCATTTTGCTTAAAATTTGTACATGCTCATTTATATGCTTTTCGTAGACATCGCCTTTTTTAATATGACTTTGAGGCAGTGAATGAGCTGAAAAAATTAAGCTTACATCGCTTGTGTCTATACCACTTATGGTTTTATTTATGTGGGAAATTATGATTTTATTATAGTTCTCATCGTCATAAAAGGTATCGCAAAGTAAAATTCTAGCCTTAACCCCCAGTTCGTCTTTTGCTTTTTTAAAATCATCCAAACTAGAAGATATCGTGGTTTTAGAGTGATGAGGATAAAGTGGCAAAAGTACTATCTCATCAAAATTTTCATATTTTTTCAGCACTTCTTTTGTAAAAGGCGAAGTATAGTTCATCGCAAAATCAATCGCACTAAACTCATTTTCAAAGCTTGAAATTTTATCGCAAAGCTTTTTTGTAAGCTCACAAATAGGCGACTTGCCACCGATTTGTTTATAGTTGTGCTGTGCGGCCTTTAGTCTACCTTTTACTATCATAAAAGCTACAAGTTTTCTTAAAAATTTATTTTTTATGCCCAAAATATATGGATCATCAAACATATTTTTTAAAAAAATTTCTACATCATCAAGGTTATTTGCACCACCCATATTTAAAAGCAAAAGTGCCTTTTTCTTCAAAATAACTCCTTAATTTTTATAGCATCGTCAATACTTGAAAGTTCGATGTTTTCGCCGCTTTGACAAAGGTCATAAAAGGCATCATATTGGGCTTTTATTTCATTGTTTAAAGGATCGGTTTTTAAATTCATCTGACCATTTTCATTTACTCTGTGA
This genomic interval from Campylobacter concisus contains the following:
- a CDS encoding sulfate adenylyltransferase, coding for MLARKNSEISINTEVFGALELIKNKILSDYDSLMDDEQIKEVSKKGYFNGEPMPYSFGFAPFGELNQNIASKLVPGQKVNLNLDGKIVGHINVAKVFKFDESMRAKNIFLANEASNDKELNLGKYGISGEFELYDESMQISKNALNDLIKEDGAKKITAVFLTADPFNRAHERLVRMTIDKADLVIIFLIRTREEKHVDYEIRKQVLDYFIQNYLPIKKVFVFALKNTTLFSSHANPTLECIAASRFGANKLVIGQNHSGIGMFFDHNEAHTILDIYKNDLNLEVIVLPELVYCNKCKTLVSTKSCPHGQHHQIKYHPDVIKELLFNGIMPPAILVRPEISALVLSKLFTNRFKDVQKLCDDLFVNSGLLENKTDRDFYEELMKLYQTSSMT
- a CDS encoding phosphatidylglycerophosphatase A, with amino-acid sequence MQKLFLTFFGFGLLPKAPGTWGSIAGAVVAYFVLYFLSSTTLFLASILLFLISISVIDDFEKKINSHDESFIVIDEVAGVWLAIAISGATISQLILSLVLFRVLDIKKPSIIGRIDRNVKGGLGVMGDDMVAGFFAGLISAIIYGAAIKFGITLP
- a CDS encoding response regulator, yielding MKVQNNDIIDYLLQSGSSKTKYKKNSFDEILSLAMDKIASDAKISDKVEQFKKRLTEIGAVGFISELNSNKIEEKIAQKKKELTELLGIDDPAKTQDQKNELLKIMDKILSDYRKELNVALANQALLEKQKNLNSKSSSSVNLSSVLNELGLA
- a CDS encoding ferrochelatase, which translates into the protein MGGANNLDDVEIFLKNMFDDPYILGIKNKFLRKLVAFMIVKGRLKAAQHNYKQIGGKSPICELTKKLCDKISSFENEFSAIDFAMNYTSPFTKEVLKKYENFDEIVLLPLYPHHSKTTISSSLDDFKKAKDELGVKARILLCDTFYDDENYNKIIISHINKTISGIDTSDVSLIFSAHSLPQSHIKKGDVYEKHINEHVQILSKMIKEQGLNFKDISLAYQSRLGPVKWLEPSLNEVLAKCDNKKALVYPLSFCIDNSETIFELVIEYAKIAKELNFSFYKVVWCPNFSDEFASFILQKAKTAKEINF